The Equus caballus isolate H_3958 breed thoroughbred chromosome 12, TB-T2T, whole genome shotgun sequence genome contains a region encoding:
- the ZFTA gene encoding zinc finger translocation-associated protein, giving the protein MEPGGDHRSRSGGGRGGPGPAAASARGRPLPPAGSSGGAEPEEDDGGPDLQLEGGALGSWGSAPLPSSRARGPASSGRKYSDHCEARASRPGKSRIPGRDHRRYYHEHWRLEYLMDFNPARHGMVCMVCGSSLATLKLSTIKRHIRQKHPYSLHWSPREKEVISNSWDAHLGLGACGEAEGLGAQGAEEEEEEEEEEEEEGAGLQACPPKGPGKAPAGGGSRRQLRGGPVAPRARRRRLSASRRAGGSRGLGARRLERRLKESLQNWFRAECLMDYDPRGNRLVCMACGRALPSLHLDDIRAHVLEVHPSSLGLSGPQRSALLQAWGRQPEAQSQPPPDDDLVPQDLTRKSRDSALAAGAPSSQDLSPPDVKEEAGWVPERPGPAEEEELEEGERVGVPGRSPRGRPRRRHYQERWRLEYLMELDGGRRGLVCMVCGGALASLKMSTIKRHIRQRHPGSTRLSGPVKALIAQEWSEKAAHLLALGLPCPESPRDPAAPGTAPSTAAASEEGGGAEEEEPEEEEWWGDVPLSPGEPSERPAEEEDDDEDGQEPGGLAFPPLPPPPPPPPPPPPPRSREQRRNYQPRWRGEYLMDYDGSRRGLVCMVCGGALATLKVSTIKRHILQVHPFSMDFTPEERQTILEAYEEAALRCYGHEGFGPPAPAPRDGGADLKAGAVCRA; this is encoded by the exons ATGGAGCCCGGCGGGGACCACCGGAGCCGGAGCGGCGGCGGCAGGGGCGGCCCCGGGCCAGCAGCGGCCTCGGCACGGGGCCGACCGCTGCCGCCCGCCGGATCGAGCGGCGGCGCGGAGCCCGAGGAGGACGACGGCG GGCCAGATCTTCAGCTGGAAGGGGGTGCCTTGGGGTCCTGGGGGAGtgcccccctgccctcctccagggcCAGGGGACCAGCATCTTCAGGCAGGAAATACTCAGACCACTGTGAGGCCCGGGCCTCGAGGCCTGGAAAGAGCCGCATCCCCGGCCGTGACCACCGGCGCTACTACCACGAACACTGGCGGCTGGAGTACCTGATGGACTTCAACCCTGCCCGGCACGGCATGGTGTGCATGGTGTGCGGCAGCTCCCTGGCCACTCTCAAGCTCAGCACCATCAAGCGGCACATCCGTCAAAAGCACCCCTATTCCCTGCACTGGAGTCCCCGGGAGAAGGAAGTCATCAGCAACAGCTGGGACGCCCACTTGGGGCTGGGGGCCTGTGGAGAGGCCGAGGGCCTGGGGGCCCagggggctgaggaggaggaggaagaggaagaggaagaggaggaggagggggctggcctcCAAGCTTGCCCACCCAAGGGCCCAG GCAAAGCCCCAGCTGGTGGGGGCAGCCGGCGCCAGCTGCGAGGGGGCCCAGTGGCACCCCGGGCTCGGCGTCGGCGCCTCTCGGCCTCCCGGAGGGCCGGGGGCAGCAGGGGGCTGGGTGCCCGGCGCCTGGAGCGGAGGCTGAAGGAGTCCCTGCAGAACTGGTTCCGGGCAGAGTGTCTCATGGACTATGACCCTCGGGGGAATCGGCTGGTGTGCATGGCCTGTGGCCGGGCACTGCCCAGCCTGCACCTGGACGACATCCGCGCCCACGTGCTGGAGGTGCACCCCAGCTCCCTGGGGCTCAGCGGCCCCCAGCGCAGCGCCCTGCTGCAGGCCTGGGGCCGCCAGCCCGAGGCACAGTCCCAGCCCCCACCAG ACGATGACCTCGTCCCCCAGGACCTGACCAGAAAGAGCCGGGACTCCGCCCTCGCTGCTGGAGCCCCCTCCTCTCAGGATCTCAGCCCCCCAGACGTAAAGGAAGAGGCTGGCTGGGTCCCTGAGAGGCCCGGGCCcgcagaggaggaggagctggaggagggcgAGAGGGTGGGGGTCCCGGGCCGGtcgccgcggggccgcccccgccgccgccacTACCAGGAGCGCTGGCGGCTGGAGTACCTCATGGAGTTGGACGGCGGCCGGCGCGGGCTGGTGTGCATGGTGTGCGGGGGCGCGCTGGCCTCGCTCAAGATGAGCACCATCAAGCGGCACATCCGCCAGCGCCACCCGGGCTCCACGCGCCTCAGCGGGCCCGTCAAGGCCCTCATCGCCCAGGAGTGGAGCGAGAAGGCCGCCCACCTgctggccctggggctgccctgcCCGGAGTCCCCCAGGGACCCCGCCGCCCCCGGCACCGCCCCCAGCACAGCCGCAGCCTccgaggaggggggaggggcagaggaggaggagccagaggaggaggagtggtggG GCGATGTCCCGCTTTCTCCTGGGGAACCGTCGGAGCGGCCTGCCGAGGAAGAGGACGACGACGAGGACGGCCAGGAGCCCGGGGGACTCGCCTTCCCGCCGCTGcccccaccgccgccgccgcctcccccgccgccgccgccccgcagCCGGGAGCAGCGGCGGAACTACCAGCCGCGCTGGCGGGGCGAGTACCTGATGGACTACGACGGCAGCCGGCGCGGCCTGGTGTGCATGGTGTGCGGGGGCGCGCTGGCCACGCTCAAGGTCAGCACCATCAAGCGGCACATCCTGCAGGTGCACCCCTTCTCCATGGACTTCACGCCCGAGGAGCGCCAGACCATCCTGGAGGCCTACGAGGAGGCGGCGCTGCGCTGCTATGGCCACGAGGGCTTCGGGCCGCCCGCCCCGGCGCCGCGCGACGGCGGCGCGGACCTCAAGGCGGGCGCCGTGTGTCGGGCGTAA